Part of the Candidatus Zixiibacteriota bacterium genome, CCGCAACCACTTACAACAAATGTGCAAACTTGGTACAGCAATTGCGTCAGGGTGGGTAGTAACAGAAAACCATACACATCATCAGGGAGGATTTCCACGATGAAGAAACTTACAATCCTTTTCGCAGTCGCTCTGCTGCTCGTCGCCGGCTCTGCCCAGGCTTCCTGGTATCTCGATTTCGAGTGGGCTCTCGGCGATGACGGCGCTCAGGTCTCCAGCGGTGTTCCCGGTCTGCAGTTTTCCACCTCCGGTGCATACAACTGGGTTTATGCTGATGTCACTACCGGCAATTATAATGCCTCCAGCGACAACGGTAACGTTTATGGCGGTGGTAACTACTTCATGTCCGGTAACGTAAATGTCTGGCTCGGTCCGGATGCTGACTGGGGTCGTATTGACTTTACCGGCGAAGATGGTTCCTGGTTCGAGACCGGTTACTGCTCTCACAGCACCTTCTACCTGGAAGCTTATGATGCTAACGGCAGTTTGATCGACCAGGCTGTCGGTGCCGCCAATACCCAGCAGATGGGTGGTACTGAGATGGGTTACGTCAGCGTTTCCTCCGCCAATAACGATATTGCCTATGTCATCATGCATGACACCGGCAATTTCTGGATTGCTGACAACATGTCCGGTGACGCTTCCGGCGTTGCTCCTCCAATCCCCGAACCGGCGACTTTGATCCTGCTCGGTTCCGGCCTTCTGGGCATGGGCATCCTGCGTCGCAAGAATCGCTAAGATCAGCGACAATTTAGATTTTAAGGCTCCCTTATCCGGGGGCCTTTTTTATTGCCGGTTTTTAATTGCTCCATTCACTTCTGCACCTATATTATTGTAATTCAATCATATAA contains:
- a CDS encoding PEP-CTERM sorting domain-containing protein; this encodes MKKLTILFAVALLLVAGSAQASWYLDFEWALGDDGAQVSSGVPGLQFSTSGAYNWVYADVTTGNYNASSDNGNVYGGGNYFMSGNVNVWLGPDADWGRIDFTGEDGSWFETGYCSHSTFYLEAYDANGSLIDQAVGAANTQQMGGTEMGYVSVSSANNDIAYVIMHDTGNFWIADNMSGDASGVAPPIPEPATLILLGSGLLGMGILRRKNR